One genomic window of Polaromonas sp. SP1 includes the following:
- the waaC gene encoding lipopolysaccharide heptosyltransferase I, producing MKILLVKLSSLGDVVHTLPVVQDIRAALPDAQIDWVVEKAFAPLLARAGGLHRVIPCEIRRWRKSFWTAATRQEWRAFKRDLQQDAYDAVIDLQGLTKSAVVARLATLSPGGKRYALANQTDGSGYEAPTRWVADVAIAVEPHIHAVRRSRELAARALGYNFGAKPDFGLKVPPAQVGYGPGAPETIAKKAAGGRIAFVHGTSRANKEWPLSHWVTLGQRLNAAGCQVALAHGNAKELATSEAIAEALNSAAPSMAVVWPLLPLDALTQELAQCAGVIGVDSGVSHIAVALDLPHVQIYNFDTAWRTGPEGSGAGGRQVSVFAQPAPGVDAVWQAWLACSGRAA from the coding sequence ATGAAAATTCTCCTGGTCAAGCTGTCCTCCCTCGGTGACGTGGTGCATACCCTGCCGGTGGTTCAGGACATCCGCGCCGCCTTGCCGGATGCGCAGATTGACTGGGTGGTGGAAAAAGCCTTTGCGCCGCTGCTGGCGCGCGCGGGCGGCCTGCACCGCGTGATCCCTTGTGAGATCCGGCGCTGGCGCAAGTCTTTCTGGACGGCCGCGACGCGGCAGGAATGGCGGGCCTTCAAGCGCGACCTGCAGCAGGACGCCTACGACGCCGTGATCGACCTGCAGGGGCTGACCAAGTCTGCCGTGGTGGCTCGGCTGGCCACACTGTCGCCGGGTGGCAAGCGTTACGCCCTGGCCAACCAGACGGACGGATCGGGTTACGAGGCACCCACACGCTGGGTGGCGGATGTGGCGATTGCGGTGGAGCCGCACATTCATGCGGTGCGGCGATCACGTGAGCTGGCCGCGCGCGCGCTAGGCTATAACTTCGGTGCCAAACCGGATTTCGGATTAAAAGTGCCCCCAGCCCAGGTGGGGTATGGGCCAGGCGCTCCTGAAACGATAGCAAAGAAGGCTGCCGGCGGCCGCATCGCGTTTGTGCACGGCACCTCGCGCGCCAACAAGGAATGGCCGCTCAGCCACTGGGTGACGCTGGGTCAGCGGCTGAACGCAGCCGGCTGCCAGGTGGCGTTGGCGCATGGCAATGCGAAAGAGCTGGCCACCAGCGAAGCGATTGCCGAGGCGCTGAATAGTGCCGCGCCATCGATGGCCGTCGTGTGGCCGCTGCTGCCGCTGGATGCGCTGACGCAAGAACTCGCCCAATGCGCCGGCGTGATAGGTGTGGACAGCGGCGTGAGCCACATCGCCGTGGCGCTCGATTTGCCGCATGTGCAGATCTACAACTTCGACACCGCCTGGCGCACCGGCCCCGAAGGCAGCGGTGCCGGCGGGCGGCAGGTCAGCGTGTTCGCGCAGCCCGCCCCGGGCGTCGATGCCGTCTGGCAAGCCTGGCTGGCCTGCAGCGGGAGGGCGGCATGA
- a CDS encoding phosphomannomutase/phosphoglucomutase gives MQINPSIFKAYDIRGVVPSTIHEDMAEALGKAFGMAALAEGEKAVAVGRDGRISGPALSAALMRGLAATGIDVIDVGMVTTPMLYFAASTLAGSGIQVTGSHNPKDYNGFKMVLAGRAIYGEEIQGLRRVIEGDKWVLPSQAGTIRQVDVGAAYRDRIVSGIKLERPMKIVIDSGNGIAGASAPAIFRALGCEVTELFSEVDGNFPNHHPDPSKPENLQDLIKALQSGDAELGLAFDGDGDRLGIVTKNGQNIYPDRQMMLFARDVLSRVPGGTILFDVKCSQRLAPEIEAAGGVAMMYKTGHSLIKAKMKEVDSPLGGEMSGHIFFKERWYGFDDGTYAGARLLEILSRVPDAGIVLNALPTSFSTPELNVACKEGEPHTVVEALIKSAKFAAPAKISTIDGVRADWPDGFGLIRASNTTPVLVLRFEGHTQAALERIEADMLTLLRSVKPDASFAASAH, from the coding sequence ATGCAAATCAACCCGTCCATCTTCAAGGCCTATGACATCCGCGGCGTGGTGCCGTCCACCATCCATGAAGACATGGCCGAGGCATTGGGCAAGGCATTCGGCATGGCGGCCCTGGCTGAAGGCGAAAAGGCAGTCGCCGTCGGCCGCGACGGCCGGATCAGCGGGCCTGCCCTCAGCGCGGCACTGATGCGCGGCCTGGCCGCCACCGGCATCGACGTGATCGATGTAGGCATGGTCACCACACCCATGCTGTACTTCGCGGCCAGCACGCTGGCCGGCTCGGGCATCCAGGTCACCGGCAGCCACAACCCCAAGGACTACAACGGCTTCAAGATGGTGCTGGCCGGGCGTGCGATTTACGGCGAAGAAATCCAGGGCCTGCGCCGCGTGATTGAAGGCGACAAATGGGTACTGCCTTCGCAGGCCGGCACCATCCGCCAGGTTGACGTGGGCGCGGCCTACCGCGACCGCATCGTTTCCGGCATCAAGCTTGAGCGGCCGATGAAAATCGTCATCGACTCCGGCAACGGAATCGCCGGTGCGTCGGCGCCCGCCATCTTCCGTGCGCTGGGCTGCGAAGTCACTGAGCTCTTCAGCGAAGTGGACGGCAACTTTCCCAATCACCACCCCGACCCGAGCAAGCCCGAAAACCTGCAGGACCTCATCAAGGCCCTGCAAAGCGGCGACGCCGAACTGGGCCTGGCCTTTGACGGCGACGGCGACCGGCTGGGCATCGTGACCAAGAACGGCCAGAACATTTACCCCGACCGTCAGATGATGCTGTTTGCCCGCGACGTGCTCTCGCGCGTGCCGGGCGGCACCATTTTGTTTGACGTGAAATGCTCGCAGCGCCTGGCGCCCGAGATCGAGGCCGCTGGCGGCGTGGCCATGATGTACAAAACCGGCCACTCGCTCATCAAGGCGAAGATGAAAGAGGTCGACTCACCGCTGGGCGGCGAGATGAGCGGCCACATCTTCTTCAAGGAACGCTGGTACGGCTTTGACGACGGCACCTACGCAGGCGCACGCCTGCTCGAAATTTTGAGCCGCGTGCCCGACGCCGGCATTGTGCTCAATGCCTTGCCGACCAGCTTCAGCACGCCTGAGCTCAATGTGGCTTGCAAAGAGGGCGAGCCACATACGGTGGTGGAGGCTCTGATCAAGTCGGCGAAGTTTGCGGCGCCTGCCAAGATATCGACGATTGATGGCGTGCGCGCGGATTGGCCGGATGGCTTTGGCCTGATCCGTGCCTCCAACACCACGCCGGTGCTGGTGCTGCGCTTTGAAGGGCATACCCAGGCGGCGCTGGAGCGGATTGAGGCGGACATGCTGACCTTGCTGCGCAGCGTGAAGCCTGATGCCAGCTTTGCGGCTTCGGCGCACTGA
- a CDS encoding DNA-3-methyladenine glycosylase 2 family protein yields MNREITPLADNDCYLALKARDARFDGSFFTGVTSTGIYCRPVCSVKTPKRENCRFFHHAAQAENAGFRPCLRCRPELAPHSVVWSIQDASYILAHQAARLLDEPEVWAEEAPSVEKLAAKLGVSDRHVRRIFEAQFGVSPMQYLQTHRLHTAKQLLADTNLPITQVALISGFASVRRFNAAFVEHYKLNPTQLRRQGPARVGEVGEGVTVRLGYRPPYDVQAMLAFFTKRCINAIEFVTPDAAQPALGRTFSIEAGGKLHAGWLLASFDKSRSQLVLRVSDSLREVLPLVIRRVRTTFDLDADPVTINSVLHASFPEGDGLRVPGALCGYELAVRAVLGQQITVAAARTLAQRMVDRFGEPVETPWPQLTRLFPSPAVLAAASGDALGQLGIVKQRQAAIVGIAEAVAGKRLQLHSGADMNATLATLKDLPGIGDWTAQYIAMRALRWPDAFPAGDVALHKALGVQGMKNPAREAEAASAAWKPWRSYAVIRAWSGTLERPG; encoded by the coding sequence ATGAACCGCGAAATCACCCCTCTTGCCGACAACGACTGCTACCTCGCCCTGAAGGCGCGGGACGCCCGTTTTGACGGCAGCTTTTTTACCGGCGTGACCTCCACCGGCATCTACTGCCGGCCGGTCTGCAGCGTGAAAACGCCCAAGCGTGAGAACTGCCGTTTCTTCCACCATGCCGCGCAGGCCGAGAACGCGGGCTTTCGCCCCTGCCTGCGCTGCCGGCCCGAGCTGGCGCCGCATTCCGTCGTCTGGTCCATCCAGGACGCCTCTTACATCCTGGCGCACCAGGCGGCGCGGCTGCTCGATGAACCCGAAGTGTGGGCCGAGGAAGCGCCTTCCGTCGAAAAGCTGGCCGCCAAGCTGGGCGTGAGCGACCGCCATGTGCGGCGTATTTTTGAGGCGCAGTTCGGCGTCTCCCCCATGCAGTATCTGCAAACGCACCGGCTGCACACGGCCAAACAGTTGCTGGCCGACACCAACCTGCCGATCACGCAGGTGGCGCTGATCAGCGGCTTTGCCAGCGTGCGGCGTTTTAACGCGGCCTTTGTCGAGCACTACAAACTCAACCCCACGCAGCTGCGGCGCCAGGGCCCGGCGCGCGTCGGCGAGGTGGGCGAAGGCGTCACCGTGCGGCTGGGTTACCGCCCGCCTTATGACGTGCAGGCCATGCTGGCTTTTTTCACCAAACGCTGCATCAACGCGATTGAATTCGTCACGCCCGATGCAGCGCAGCCCGCGCTGGGCCGCACCTTCAGCATCGAGGCCGGCGGCAAACTGCACGCCGGCTGGCTGCTGGCCAGCTTTGACAAGAGCCGCTCGCAACTGGTGCTGCGCGTGAGCGACTCATTGCGCGAAGTGCTGCCGCTGGTGATACGCCGCGTGCGCACCACGTTTGACCTGGACGCCGACCCCGTCACCATCAACAGCGTGCTGCATGCGAGCTTCCCCGAAGGCGACGGCCTGCGGGTGCCGGGCGCGCTGTGCGGCTATGAGCTGGCCGTGCGCGCCGTTCTGGGCCAGCAGATTACCGTGGCCGCGGCGCGTACGCTGGCGCAGCGCATGGTGGACCGCTTTGGCGAGCCGGTCGAAACGCCGTGGCCGCAGCTAACGCGGCTGTTCCCGTCGCCCGCCGTGCTGGCCGCCGCCAGCGGCGATGCGCTGGGGCAACTGGGCATCGTCAAGCAGCGCCAGGCGGCGATCGTCGGCATTGCCGAAGCCGTAGCCGGCAAACGGCTGCAGCTGCACAGCGGCGCCGACATGAATGCCACGCTGGCCACGCTGAAAGACTTGCCCGGCATCGGCGACTGGACGGCGCAGTACATCGCGATGCGCGCCCTGCGCTGGCCCGACGCCTTCCCGGCGGGCGACGTGGCGCTGCACAAGGCGCTGGGTGTGCAAGGCATGAAGAACCCGGCCCGCGAAGCCGAAGCGGCCTCCGCCGCCTGGAAACCCTGGCGCAGCTACGCGGTGATTCGCGCCTGGAGCGGCACGCTGGAGCGGCCCGGCTGA
- a CDS encoding methylated-DNA--[protein]-cysteine S-methyltransferase: MKFDNSIVQTTFQSPLGKMIIAATDKGLAGTWFAGQRHLPPQLVEPYVWREDPDHPVLKKAIAQLTEYYAGTRTSFDLPLDLAYGTAFQQSVWQALLAIPQGDTTSYGELSHRIGKPAAVRAVGAAVGRNPVSVIVPCHRVVGADGSLTGYAGGLDKKTALLKLEGAHMKETLF, translated from the coding sequence ATGAAATTCGACAACTCCATCGTTCAGACCACATTCCAGAGCCCGCTGGGCAAGATGATCATTGCTGCAACCGACAAGGGCCTGGCCGGCACCTGGTTTGCCGGCCAGCGCCACCTGCCGCCGCAGCTGGTCGAGCCTTATGTCTGGCGCGAAGACCCCGACCACCCGGTGCTGAAAAAAGCCATTGCGCAACTCACCGAGTACTACGCCGGCACACGCACAAGCTTTGACCTGCCGCTGGACCTGGCTTACGGAACAGCCTTTCAGCAATCGGTGTGGCAGGCTTTGCTGGCCATCCCGCAGGGCGACACCACCAGCTACGGCGAGCTCAGTCACCGCATCGGCAAGCCAGCCGCAGTACGTGCGGTAGGCGCGGCGGTCGGGCGCAACCCCGTCAGCGTCATCGTGCCCTGCCACCGCGTGGTCGGCGCTGATGGCTCACTCACCGGTTACGCTGGCGGCCTCGATAAAAAAACAGCGCTGCTCAAGCTGGAGGGCGCACACATGAAGGAGACCTTGTTTTGA
- a CDS encoding DMT family transporter has product MSSSTTGLATPAAIATAPKSWAADFIMLAAIWGSSFLFMRISTVEFGPLPTAAVRVGIAALFLLPIVWLRGLLPDLKKNWKKIFLIGILNSGIPFACFSFALLSITTGLSAILNATVPMFGALIAWLWLKDKPNASRILGLIVGFAGVAMLAWDKATFKPDASGIAPGWAVLACLFACICYGISASYTKRYLTGMPPLVTAAGSQIGATLGLALPAAWLWPAHMPSVNAWLALLAVGVVCTGVAYILFFRLIENAGPPRALSVTFLVPVFAVIYGVLFLGEHVTAWMIICAVVIVIGTALSTGLLKLGRKA; this is encoded by the coding sequence TTGAGCTCAAGCACCACCGGGCTGGCCACGCCCGCCGCTATCGCAACGGCTCCCAAAAGCTGGGCCGCCGACTTCATCATGCTGGCGGCGATCTGGGGCTCGTCGTTTCTTTTCATGCGCATCAGCACGGTGGAGTTCGGCCCGCTGCCGACCGCCGCCGTGCGCGTGGGCATCGCCGCGCTCTTCCTGCTGCCCATCGTCTGGCTGCGCGGCCTGCTGCCTGATCTGAAGAAAAACTGGAAGAAGATTTTCCTCATCGGCATCCTCAATTCGGGCATTCCGTTTGCCTGCTTTTCGTTTGCGCTGCTGTCCATCACCACCGGGCTGTCGGCTATCCTCAATGCGACGGTGCCGATGTTTGGCGCGCTGATCGCCTGGCTGTGGCTCAAAGACAAACCCAATGCCTCGCGCATCCTGGGCCTCATCGTCGGCTTTGCCGGCGTGGCCATGCTGGCCTGGGACAAAGCCACCTTCAAGCCCGACGCCTCAGGCATCGCGCCCGGCTGGGCCGTGCTGGCCTGCCTGTTCGCCTGCATCTGCTACGGCATCTCGGCCAGCTACACCAAGCGCTACCTCACCGGCATGCCGCCGCTGGTGACGGCCGCCGGCAGCCAGATCGGCGCCACGCTGGGCCTGGCCTTGCCGGCCGCCTGGCTGTGGCCGGCGCATATGCCCAGTGTGAACGCCTGGCTGGCGCTGCTGGCCGTCGGCGTGGTCTGCACGGGCGTGGCCTACATCCTGTTTTTCCGCCTGATTGAAAACGCCGGCCCGCCGCGCGCGCTGTCGGTCACCTTCCTGGTGCCGGTGTTTGCCGTGATTTACGGCGTGCTCTTCCTGGGTGAGCACGTCACGGCGTGGATGATCATTTGCGCGGTGGTGATTGTCATCGGCACGGCGCTATCGACCGGGCTGCTCAAGCTGGGCCGCAAGGCCTGA
- a CDS encoding DUF1345 domain-containing protein has protein sequence MRKHLSETSAPQRLIAGLVAGLAAAALPLPTVWQFRGLLGWCVGVGIYLGLAWWLCVRFDAKRTRERAQAQDEPSVVLFLLMLLATMACVAAITVTMQQSRSLSGMERTLHIALAIAALAASWLFIQTIFAFRYAHRYYFEEKQKEPDGPGLQFPGGLDPDYFDFLYYAHVVGMTSQVSDVQVTSREMRRLTLIHSVLSFGFNMLILALSINVVAGSLQ, from the coding sequence ATGCGCAAACACCTCTCCGAAACCAGCGCGCCCCAGCGCCTCATCGCCGGCTTGGTCGCCGGGCTTGCCGCCGCGGCACTGCCGCTGCCCACTGTATGGCAATTTCGCGGCCTGCTGGGCTGGTGTGTCGGGGTGGGGATTTACCTGGGGCTGGCCTGGTGGCTGTGCGTGCGCTTTGACGCCAAACGCACACGCGAACGCGCACAGGCACAAGACGAACCCAGCGTGGTGCTCTTTTTGCTGATGCTGCTGGCCACCATGGCCTGTGTGGCCGCCATCACCGTCACCATGCAGCAGTCACGCAGCCTGTCCGGCATGGAGCGCACCCTGCACATCGCCCTCGCCATCGCGGCGCTGGCCGCCTCGTGGCTGTTTATCCAGACGATTTTTGCGTTTCGTTATGCGCACCGCTACTACTTTGAAGAAAAGCAAAAAGAGCCCGACGGCCCCGGCCTGCAGTTTCCCGGCGGGCTGGATCCGGACTACTTTGACTTTCTCTACTACGCCCACGTGGTCGGCATGACATCGCAGGTCTCAGACGTGCAAGTCACCTCACGCGAAATGCGCCGGCTGACCTTGATCCACAGCGTGCTGTCCTTCGGTTTCAACATGCTGATCCTGGCGCTCAGCATCAATGTGGTGGCGGGGTCGTTGCAGTAG